One genomic segment of Mangifera indica cultivar Alphonso chromosome 6, CATAS_Mindica_2.1, whole genome shotgun sequence includes these proteins:
- the LOC123219278 gene encoding CBL-interacting serine/threonine-protein kinase 12 — MAQPATPTISRSNSTPIKEQSPLLGRYEVGKLLGHGTFAKVYHARNIKSGESVAIKVIDKEKILKSGLVAHIKREISILRRVRHPNIVQLFEVMATKSKIYFVMEYVRGGELFNKVAKGRLKEDLARKYFQQLISAVGFCHARGVYHRDLKPENLLLDENGDLKVSDFGLSAVSDQIRQDGLFHTFCGTPAYVAPEVLARKGYDAAKVDIWSCGVILFVLMAGYLPFHDQNIMAMYKKIYKGEFRCPRWFSPELTRLLSRLLDTNPETRITIPEIMEFRWFKRGFKNIKFYIEDNKLCNVEDDDQTDVGSSSDQSLSESESEIETRRKLTSLPRPASLNAFDIISFSPGFDLSGLFEEGGDGARFVSGAPVSKIISKLEEIAKVVSFTVRKKDCRVSLEGSRESVKGPLTIAAEIFELTPKLVVVEVKKKGGDRGEYEEFCNNELKPGLQNLMTEESDSAVVSAIDTSHLPSDTE, encoded by the coding sequence ATGGCGCAACCCGCCACTCCCACCATCTCCAGGTCCAACTCCACACCCATCAAAGAACAAAGCCCTCTTTTAGGCCGCTACGAGGTCGGCAAACTTCTCGGCCATGGCACCTTCGCCAAAGTCTATCACGCTCGCAACATCAAGTCCGGCGAAAGTGTCGCCATCAAAGTTATTGATaaagaaaagattttgaaaagtgGACTCGTCGCGCACATCAAGCGTGAGATCTCAATTCTTCGAAGAGTTCGGCACCCCAATATCGTGCAGTTGTTTGAAGTGATGGCGACTAAGTCCAAGATCTATTTTGTTATGGAATATGTTCGGGGTGGTGAACTCTTTAACAAAGTTGCAAAAGGAAGATTAAAAGAAGATCTTGCCAGGAAATACTTTCAGCAGTTAATTTCAGCCGTCGGATTTTGCCATGCTCGTGGGGTTTACCATCGTGATTTAAAACCTGAAAATTTGTTGCTTGATGAGAATGGTGATCTTAAAGTTTCAGACTTCGGACTTAGTGCTGTCTCCGATCAGATTCGTCAAGATGGTTTGTTTCACACTTTTTGTGGGACTCCAGCTTATGTGGCTCCGGAGGTTTTAGCGAGAAAAGGTTATGATGCTGCTAAGGTAGATATTTGGTCTTGTGGggtcattttatttgttttaatggCTGGTTATTTACCTTTTCATGATCAAAATATCATGGCGATGTATAAGAAGATTTATAAGGGCGAATTTAGATGTCCAAGATGGTTTTCTCCTGAGTTAACTAGGCTTTTGTCGAGATTACTTGATACAAATCCTGAGACAAGAATTACTATTCCGGAAATCATGGAGTTCAGATGGTTTAAAAGAGGGTTTAagaatataaagttttatatagAAGATAATAAGCTTTGTAATGTTGAGGATGATGACCAGACAGATGTTGGATCATCATCTGATCAATCATTGTCCGAATCAGAATCTGAAATTGAAACAAGAAGGAAATTAACTTCTTTACCCAGACCTGCTAGTTTGAATGCTTTTGATATTATATCCTTTTCTCCTGGATTTGATTTATCTGGATTGTTTGAAGAGGGAGGAGACGGTGCAAGATTTGTTTCTGGAGCTCCGGTTTCAAAGATTATATCCAAATTGGAGGAGATTGCTAAGGTGGTGAGTTTTACAGTGAGGAAGAAGGATTGTAGAGTGAGTTTGGAGGGGTCGAGAGAAAGCGTTAAAGGGCCCTTGACAATTGCAGctgaaatatttgaattaacgCCGAAATTGGTGGTAGTCGAGGTAAAGAAGAAGGGAGGAGACAGAGGAGAGTATGAAGAATTTTGTAACAATGAATTAAAACCCGGGCTGCAAAATTTGATGACGGAGGAATCAGATTCTGCAGTTGTTTCGGCCATTGATACTTCTCATTTGCCCTCAGATACTGAATAG